One Defluviimonas sp. SAOS-178_SWC DNA window includes the following coding sequences:
- a CDS encoding aldo/keto reductase: MKTRRLGNDGPMVSAIGLGCMSFAGFFGATTEAESLACLDAAFDRGIDFLDTSNIYGMGVSETVIGIWLRSRKRSVTIATKAGIVTGPPRRFDNSETHLRAELEASLKRLGRDHVELFYIHRRAQEIPVEEVVGTLSRLIEEGKIGGYGLSEVSPATVRRAASVLPPRAVQNEYSLWSRQPELGLIRACAETGAAFVPFSPLGRGMLSDAPPDPARMAEQDFRRNGPRFQPENYAANRRAIDGFRRFARERGWTTAAAALAWALDRAPHLIPIPGTRSAAHLAEWDGADTIAFTDEDRTEIDRLLPPGFAHGDRYADAQIVGVERYC, encoded by the coding sequence ATGAAGACACGGCGACTGGGAAACGACGGCCCCATGGTCTCGGCCATCGGGCTTGGCTGCATGAGTTTCGCGGGGTTCTTCGGCGCGACGACCGAAGCCGAAAGCCTCGCCTGCCTCGACGCCGCCTTCGACCGCGGGATCGACTTCCTCGACACGTCGAACATCTACGGGATGGGCGTGTCGGAGACAGTTATCGGCATCTGGCTCCGCAGCCGTAAGCGTAGCGTGACCATCGCCACCAAGGCCGGGATCGTCACCGGCCCGCCGCGTCGCTTCGACAATTCGGAGACCCATCTCAGGGCGGAGCTTGAGGCGTCGCTCAAGCGTCTCGGTCGTGATCATGTGGAGTTGTTCTACATCCATCGTCGCGCGCAGGAGATTCCCGTCGAGGAGGTCGTCGGGACGCTTTCGCGGCTGATCGAGGAGGGCAAGATCGGCGGCTACGGCCTCTCGGAGGTATCGCCCGCGACCGTAAGGCGCGCGGCGTCGGTGCTGCCGCCGCGCGCGGTGCAGAACGAATACTCGCTCTGGTCGCGGCAACCCGAATTGGGGCTGATCCGCGCCTGCGCCGAGACCGGCGCGGCCTTTGTCCCGTTCTCGCCTCTCGGGCGAGGCATGCTGAGTGACGCGCCCCCCGACCCGGCGCGGATGGCGGAACAGGATTTTCGTCGGAACGGTCCGCGCTTCCAGCCGGAGAACTACGCCGCCAACCGGCGCGCCATTGACGGGTTCCGCCGCTTCGCGCGGGAACGCGGCTGGACCACGGCAGCGGCGGCTTTGGCCTGGGCCCTTGACCGTGCTCCGCACCTTATCCCGATCCCCGGCACACGGAGCGCCGCGCATCTGGCAGAATGGGACGGCGCCGACACCATCGCCTTCACCGACGAGGACCGGACCGAGATCGACCGCCTGCTGCCGCCCGGCTTCGCACATGGCGACCGCTACGCGGACGCCCAGATCGTCGGCGTCGAGCGCTACTGCTGA
- a CDS encoding urea carboxylase-associated family protein — MKLAQPENPTPADADDRRAVRPVICYPIATLPPPPMALYRRARSTLAPVAEVRVPPREARCFRVPAGHFFRIHSVEGPQVGDLNLWNAADLSERFYSGKTRALHGTHLSTGDRMWSSFPHLRPMATITHDTLDWYGFDAFGGSVHDVIGTRCDPYTHCLLSGGGQYHHCCHSNLTRTLATETGLTPDEAEHHVHDVLNVFMCTGFTRDTGQYFMKASPVRPGDYLEFFAEIDLLGALSACPGGDCSSEHSSDTAACHPLLVEVLRPDSEALSGWQSPARSGYDRSHGA, encoded by the coding sequence ATGAAACTCGCCCAGCCCGAAAATCCGACGCCCGCCGATGCCGACGACCGCCGCGCCGTCCGCCCCGTCATCTGTTACCCTATCGCGACGCTGCCGCCCCCGCCGATGGCGCTTTATCGCAGGGCGCGCAGCACCCTCGCCCCGGTTGCCGAGGTGAGGGTGCCCCCGCGCGAGGCGCGCTGTTTCCGCGTGCCGGCCGGTCATTTCTTCCGCATCCATTCCGTCGAAGGCCCGCAGGTCGGTGACCTCAACCTCTGGAATGCGGCCGATCTGTCCGAGCGCTTCTATTCCGGCAAGACGCGGGCGCTGCACGGCACGCACCTGTCCACCGGCGACCGGATGTGGTCATCCTTCCCGCACCTCCGGCCGATGGCGACGATCACCCATGACACGCTCGACTGGTACGGCTTCGACGCGTTCGGCGGCTCGGTTCACGACGTGATCGGCACCCGCTGCGATCCCTATACCCACTGCCTTCTGAGCGGCGGCGGCCAGTATCACCATTGCTGCCATTCGAACCTGACGCGGACGCTCGCGACCGAGACCGGCCTCACGCCGGACGAGGCCGAGCACCATGTGCACGACGTCCTCAACGTCTTCATGTGCACCGGGTTCACCCGCGACACGGGCCAGTATTTCATGAAGGCCTCGCCGGTCCGGCCGGGCGACTACCTCGAATTCTTCGCCGAGATCGACCTTCTCGGCGCGCTCTCCGCCTGTCCTGGTGGTGACTGCTCATCCGAACACTCGTCCGACACCGCGGCCTGCCACCCGCTTCTGGTCGAGGTGCTGCGCCCCGACTCGGAGGCGCTCTCGGGCTGGCAGAGCCCGGCGCGGAGCGGCTACGACCGCAGCCACGGTGCCTGA
- a CDS encoding peptide ABC transporter substrate-binding protein — translation MNKLLLTTILSIGIALPSIAATPQPGETLAENQNYTYWLLDAIKSMDPQINTDVEGSGIMRSLFEGLYNEDQVGSLVPGVATSYELSDDKTTYTFHLRDNAKWSNGDPVTANDFVYAWKRLADPATASEYAWYIELMQIENASEIIAGEKPVDELGVRAIDDQTFEVKITAPLPYFPKMTTHASVFPVNQKVIEAFGDKWTEPGNLVGNGAYVLKEHILGEKVVMEPNPEYWDNEHTILQHVTALTINDNDAALTRYLAGELDRVQIPAGQYPRLKAEYPDEAISVPQSCSYIYMFNLDKAKGPAALQDVRVRKALSYAIDRDIIVNNILQGGQAPSYNWTHAATEGFQMPEIDYATWSQAERTAKAKELLAEAGYGPDNPLNLTLNYNTSEAHKKIAIAVQQFWKGVGVNLTLNNMEWKVHTDKMQNQDFEVARYAWCGDYNEASTYLDLFTSYSGHNNGKFFSEDYDRLMKESKTAADPAPLYEQAEQILADEMPLAPIYQYTKVEMIKPDLRGAGLNNLMQNWYLKDMYRVAN, via the coding sequence ATGAACAAGCTTCTGCTCACGACCATTCTCAGCATCGGCATTGCGCTGCCCTCGATCGCCGCGACGCCGCAGCCCGGCGAAACCCTGGCCGAGAACCAGAACTACACCTACTGGCTTCTCGACGCGATCAAGTCGATGGATCCCCAGATCAACACCGACGTCGAAGGCTCGGGGATCATGCGCTCGCTCTTCGAAGGCCTTTACAACGAGGATCAGGTCGGCAGCCTGGTGCCCGGCGTCGCCACGTCCTACGAACTGTCCGACGACAAGACGACGTACACGTTCCACCTGCGCGACAACGCCAAATGGTCGAACGGCGATCCGGTGACGGCGAACGACTTCGTCTATGCCTGGAAGCGCCTCGCCGATCCGGCGACGGCCTCGGAATATGCCTGGTACATCGAGTTGATGCAGATCGAGAACGCATCGGAGATCATCGCCGGCGAGAAGCCGGTGGACGAGCTTGGCGTCCGCGCGATCGACGATCAGACCTTCGAGGTGAAGATCACCGCCCCGCTCCCCTACTTCCCGAAGATGACCACCCATGCCTCGGTCTTCCCGGTGAACCAGAAGGTGATCGAAGCGTTCGGCGACAAGTGGACCGAGCCCGGCAACCTCGTCGGAAATGGCGCGTATGTGCTGAAGGAGCATATCCTCGGCGAGAAGGTCGTGATGGAGCCGAACCCGGAATACTGGGACAACGAGCATACGATCCTGCAGCATGTCACCGCGCTGACGATCAACGACAACGACGCCGCCCTGACCCGCTACCTCGCCGGAGAGCTTGACCGGGTGCAGATTCCGGCGGGCCAGTATCCGCGCCTGAAGGCGGAATATCCCGATGAGGCGATCTCGGTTCCGCAGTCCTGCTCGTATATCTACATGTTCAACCTCGACAAGGCGAAGGGTCCGGCGGCGCTGCAGGACGTGCGCGTGCGCAAGGCGCTGTCCTATGCCATCGACCGCGACATCATCGTGAACAACATCCTTCAGGGCGGGCAGGCGCCGTCCTACAACTGGACCCATGCGGCGACGGAGGGCTTCCAGATGCCCGAGATCGACTACGCGACGTGGTCGCAGGCGGAGCGCACCGCGAAGGCCAAGGAACTGCTGGCCGAGGCCGGATACGGGCCCGACAACCCGCTCAATCTGACGCTCAACTACAACACGTCGGAAGCGCACAAGAAGATCGCCATCGCGGTCCAGCAATTCTGGAAGGGGGTCGGCGTCAACCTCACGCTCAACAACATGGAGTGGAAGGTTCACACCGACAAGATGCAGAACCAGGACTTCGAAGTGGCGCGCTATGCCTGGTGTGGCGACTACAACGAAGCCTCGACCTATCTTGACCTGTTCACCAGCTATTCGGGCCACAACAACGGCAAGTTCTTCTCGGAGGACTACGACCGGTTGATGAAGGAGTCGAAGACCGCCGCGGATCCGGCGCCGCTCTACGAGCAGGCCGAACAGATCCTCGCGGATGAAATGCCGCTCGCGCCGATCTATCAGTACACCAAGGTCGAGATGATCAAGCCCGACCTCCGGGGCGCCGGGCTGAACAACCTGATGCAGAACTGGTACCTCAAGGACATGTATCGCGTCGCCAACTGA
- the oppB gene encoding oligopeptide ABC transporter permease OppB has protein sequence MLTYIAKRLAIAVPTLLLLIIISFLLMHAAPGGPFTQERALPPQVLANLEAKYGLDQPLWRQMVTYVWGIVSGFDFGPSFIYKDRTVNEIIAQGFPVTLTYGSLSFALAVLVGVTLGVFAAIYHNSWLDYLAVGVSIGAQVLPNFVMAPILVLVFTLWLRWLPGGGWEGGQWQYIVMPVIALSTSFMASIARITRSSMLEVLNSNHIRTARAKGLPERKVILRHALKPAMLPVISYLGPAFVTMITGSVVVDIYFSTGGIGKSFVDSALNRDYAVMMGVTILVGALTILFNLVVDILYAWIDPKIRY, from the coding sequence ATGCTCACCTATATCGCCAAGCGTCTGGCCATCGCAGTGCCGACGCTTTTGCTGCTCATCATCATCTCGTTCCTCCTGATGCATGCGGCCCCGGGCGGCCCCTTCACCCAGGAACGCGCCCTTCCCCCCCAGGTCCTCGCCAACCTCGAGGCGAAATACGGCCTCGACCAGCCGCTCTGGCGCCAGATGGTGACCTATGTCTGGGGCATCGTCAGCGGTTTCGATTTCGGCCCGTCCTTCATCTACAAGGACCGAACGGTGAACGAGATCATCGCGCAAGGCTTTCCGGTCACGCTGACCTATGGATCGCTTTCCTTCGCGCTCGCCGTCCTTGTCGGCGTGACGCTCGGCGTCTTCGCCGCGATCTATCACAATTCCTGGCTCGACTACCTCGCCGTCGGCGTCTCCATCGGCGCGCAGGTGCTGCCGAACTTCGTCATGGCGCCGATCCTCGTCCTCGTCTTCACGCTCTGGCTGCGGTGGCTGCCGGGCGGTGGCTGGGAGGGCGGGCAGTGGCAGTATATCGTGATGCCGGTCATCGCGCTCTCGACCTCGTTCATGGCCTCGATCGCGCGGATCACGCGCTCCTCGATGCTGGAAGTGCTGAACTCCAACCATATCCGCACTGCCCGCGCCAAGGGCCTGCCGGAGCGCAAGGTGATCCTGCGTCACGCGCTGAAGCCGGCGATGTTGCCGGTGATCTCCTATCTCGGACCGGCCTTCGTCACGATGATCACCGGCTCGGTCGTGGTGGACATCTATTTCTCCACCGGCGGGATCGGGAAAAGCTTCGTCGACTCGGCGCTCAACCGCGATTATGCGGTGATGATGGGGGTCACGATCCTCGTCGGCGCGCTCACCATCCTCTTCAACCTCGTGGTCGATATCCTCTATGCGTGGATCGACCCGAAAATCCGGTACTGA
- a CDS encoding ABC transporter permease subunit, whose product MKSLSDRLAAEEVKGRSLWADARKRFVHNKAAVFGLIVLILVGLFALFGNYLAVWSNEELDFTVMGQVQELGGPSLSNGHYFGTDDLGRDLFARTVQGTRISLMVGIVGSAIAVIVGTLYGATAGYVGGRTDNVMMRTVDILMSVPYMFVLILLLVIFGRSIAMLFAGIGLISWLDMSRIVRGQTLSLKHKEFIEAAQATGVPTFTIIRRHIVPNLLGVVAVYATLLVPLMILTESFISFLGLGVQEPLTSWGALISEGAGSMNYGTLWQLAFPLFFFIITLFAFFFVGDGLRDALDPKDR is encoded by the coding sequence ATGAAGAGCCTGAGCGACCGGCTCGCCGCCGAGGAGGTCAAGGGCCGGTCGCTCTGGGCCGACGCGCGCAAGCGCTTCGTGCATAACAAGGCAGCCGTTTTCGGGCTGATCGTGCTGATCCTGGTCGGCCTCTTCGCGCTCTTCGGAAACTACCTCGCCGTCTGGTCGAACGAGGAGCTGGACTTCACGGTCATGGGTCAGGTCCAGGAACTGGGCGGCCCTTCGCTGTCGAACGGGCACTATTTCGGCACCGACGACCTTGGCCGCGACCTGTTCGCGCGCACCGTCCAGGGCACGCGAATCTCGCTGATGGTGGGCATCGTGGGCTCTGCCATCGCCGTCATCGTCGGCACGCTCTACGGGGCCACGGCCGGTTATGTCGGGGGGCGGACCGACAACGTCATGATGCGCACCGTCGATATCCTGATGTCGGTCCCCTACATGTTCGTCCTCATCCTGCTTCTGGTGATCTTCGGCCGTTCGATCGCGATGCTCTTCGCCGGCATCGGCCTCATCTCCTGGCTCGACATGAGCCGGATCGTCCGGGGCCAGACGCTCAGCCTCAAGCACAAGGAATTCATCGAAGCGGCGCAGGCGACGGGCGTGCCGACCTTTACCATCATCCGCCGCCATATCGTGCCGAACCTGCTGGGGGTGGTCGCGGTCTACGCGACATTGCTGGTTCCCCTGATGATCCTGACGGAAAGCTTCATCTCCTTCCTCGGCCTCGGCGTGCAGGAACCGCTGACAAGCTGGGGGGCGCTCATCTCCGAAGGCGCGGGGTCGATGAACTACGGCACGCTCTGGCAGCTGGCTTTCCCGCTCTTCTTCTTCATCATCACGCTCTTCGCCTTCTTCTTTGTCGGCGATGGGCTGCGCGACGCGCTCGACCCGAAGGACCGCTGA
- a CDS encoding oligopeptide/dipeptide ABC transporter ATP-binding protein has product MALLEIRDLGVSFDTNDGVVNAVNGVSFDLAKGKTLGIVGESGSGKSQLAFSIMGLLAKNGHARGSIRFDGQEILNAPPAVINPIRAMKIAMVFQDPMTSLNPYMRVADQMAEVLIHHKGMAKSEAVAESVRMLDAVKIPDAAGRVRLYPHEFSGGMRQRVMIAMSLLCRPELLIADEPTTALDVTVQAQIMTLLADLQRDFEMATILITHDLGVVAGFCEDVLVLYGGQVMEQSPVDPLFAEPSHPYTRGLLRAIPRVDQQGEELDSIPGSPPNMTRAPKGCPFAPRCDYAGEDCLDHLDPIAEFAPGRWRACNRTLEELA; this is encoded by the coding sequence ATGGCGCTCTTGGAAATCCGCGACCTCGGGGTCAGCTTCGACACCAATGACGGCGTAGTGAATGCCGTCAACGGCGTCTCCTTCGATCTGGCGAAGGGCAAGACGCTCGGCATCGTCGGCGAAAGCGGCTCCGGCAAGAGCCAGCTCGCCTTCTCGATCATGGGGCTTCTGGCCAAGAACGGCCATGCCCGCGGCTCGATCCGGTTCGACGGGCAGGAGATCCTGAACGCGCCGCCGGCGGTCATCAACCCGATCCGGGCGATGAAGATCGCGATGGTCTTTCAGGATCCGATGACCTCGCTCAACCCCTACATGCGCGTCGCGGACCAGATGGCCGAGGTGCTGATCCACCACAAGGGCATGGCCAAGTCAGAGGCAGTGGCCGAGTCGGTGCGCATGCTCGATGCCGTCAAGATCCCGGACGCGGCGGGCCGCGTCCGGCTTTACCCGCACGAATTCTCGGGCGGGATGCGGCAGCGGGTCATGATCGCCATGTCGCTGCTCTGCCGGCCCGAGCTTCTGATCGCGGATGAGCCGACGACCGCACTCGACGTGACCGTTCAGGCGCAGATCATGACCCTTCTGGCCGACCTGCAACGCGACTTCGAAATGGCCACGATCCTCATCACCCACGACCTCGGCGTCGTCGCGGGGTTCTGCGAGGATGTGCTGGTACTCTATGGCGGGCAGGTGATGGAACAGAGCCCGGTCGATCCCTTGTTCGCCGAGCCGTCGCATCCCTATACGCGCGGTCTTCTGCGCGCGATCCCGCGGGTCGACCAGCAAGGCGAGGAACTCGACAGCATCCCCGGCAGCCCGCCCAACATGACGCGCGCCCCGAAGGGCTGCCCCTTCGCGCCGCGCTGCGATTACGCGGGCGAGGATTGCCTCGACCACCTCGATCCGATCGCCGAATTCGCGCCGGGCCGTTGGCGCGCCTGCAACCGAACCTTGGAGGAACTGGCATGA